In a single window of the Bactrocera dorsalis isolate Fly_Bdor chromosome 2, ASM2337382v1, whole genome shotgun sequence genome:
- the LOC105226104 gene encoding eclosion hormone: protein MFSINKSTVAFAAIAVVLISVFSSTVEGIPSIGHYGKRFDTMSGIDFIQICLNNCAQCKKMFGDYFQGQTCAESCLKFKGKAIPDCEDIGSIAPFLNALE from the exons atgttcTCCATCAACAAATCGACCGTTGCCTTTGCTGCCATCGCTGTTGTTCTGATCTCGGTGTTTTCGTCGACCGTTGAGGGCATACCATCCATTGGACACTACGGCAAACGCTTTG ACACCATGTCCGGCATCGATTTCATTCAGATCTGCCTCAACAACTGCGCGCAATGTAAGAAAATGTTTGGTGACTACTTTCAAGGTCAGACCTGCGCCGAGTCCTGCCTAAAATTCAAGGGCAAAGCCATTCCAGACTGCGAGGACATCGGCTCTATTGCACCGTTCCTCAACGCACTCGAATAA
- the LOC105226103 gene encoding peroxidase: MILRLLLFTAAILAPCLNTFAQFNHFGEHLNTHTGSECALILSGPGRSSVYDYNVNLFRGTINPYTADSTCITYDAVNAAYLDARKRIHVAQPKGDWKTEELATVGELLLDISIQLARTYGLSYEEIEKGLPTIDTSKTLIRDVCPPFFAGVECRPGKYRRFDGLCNNIDHPTWGATMAPFQRLIGPLYADGINAPRISVTGHDLPISRIVSRTMHPDDGYHDHAGTVMVIAWGQFMDHDFTLTGTPLDPVNRNDPEECCKRPLHLKHPYCNEIRVPDDDYFYRLFNVKCIDFVRAFPSPRPGCRLGSRQQFNTLTGVIDANTVYGVTEKFARKLRTGYGGLMRMNPVFQEYGLKDLLPLKLDIPDEGCTRPNKSMFCFEGGEIRVNEQLVLTCMHTLMAREHNRIATALGQINKHWDDETIFQEARRINIAIVQHVTYNEFLPILLGKEVMEKFGLVLQKDGYWDGYDSKVNPGIIDAFAGAAFRFGHSLLPTAVERWSKAHKFIASKRLSDLIRRPYDLYRAGVLDEYFMGLMNQVAQAMDDSITQEVTNHLFKKEGARYGLDLVAFNMQRGREFGLPGYMEFRKFCGLPTSTSWEEMFGSMPNDTIVRYESIFEHPADIDLWSGGVSEKPLPGSMLGPTFACVIATQMSYSRRGDRFWYELPNQPSSFTPEQLQELRKAKLSRLICDNTDLIDTVQIYPMVLPDHEINPRVPCKSGIIPSIDLTKWADFSSPEVGHQPVYNFINEIPDTLLNFKKK; this comes from the exons AAATCCCTACACAGCAGATAGCACCTGCATTACCTATGATGCAGTGAACGCCGCCTATTTGGATGCTCGAAAGCGAATCC ATGTGGCGCAGCCGAAAGGTGATTGGAAAACGGAAGAATTGGCTACAGTCGGTGAGCTGCTGCTGGACATTTCGATACAGTTAGCGAGAAC ttATGGCCTGTCttatgaagaaattgaaaaaggcCTGCCCACTATTGACACATCGAAAACCCTCATTCGTGATGTGTGCCCACCTTTCTTTGCGGGAGTTGAGTGCCGACCGGGAAAATATCGCCGCTTCGATGGGCTGTGCAATAACATCGATCATCCCACTTGGGGTGCCACCATGGCGCCGTTCCAGCGTCTGATTGGTCCACTATACGCGGATGGTATAAATGCACCACGCATTTCAGTGACCGGACATGACTTACCAATTTCTCGTATTGTTTCGCGTACAATGCATCCGGATGATGGTTATCACGACCACGCTGGCACTGTCATGGTGATCGCTTGGGGACAATTCATGGATCACGATTTCACACTTACGGGTACACCGTTGG ATCCTGTCAATCGAAATGATCCGGAAGAGTGCTGTAAACGTCCGCTACACCTTAAGCATCCATATTGCAATGAGATTCGGGTCCCAGACGATGACTATTTCTATCGGCTCTTTAATGTGAAATGCATTGATTTTGTACGCGCTTTCCCATCGCCACGGCCCGGCTGCCGGTTAG GATCGCGCCAACAATTCAATACACTCACTGGTGTGATTGACGCCAACACTGTATACGGTGTTACGGAAAAGTTCGCTCGAAAGCTTCGTACCGGCTATGGTGGTTTAATGCGTATGAATCCCGTCTTCCAAGAATATGGGCTGAAGGATTTGTTGCCATTGAAGCTCGACATACCCGATGAGGGATGCACGCGCCCGAACAAAAGCATGTTTTGCTTTGAAGGAGGTGAGATTCGGGTGAACGAACAGCTGGTGCTAACCTGCATGCACACATTGATGGCGCGCGAACATAATCGCATAGCGACCGCATTAGGCCAAATCAATAAACATTGGGACGATGAAACGATTTTCCAAGAAGCACGTCGCATCAATATTGCTATTGTGCAGCATGTGACCTATAACGAGTTCTTACCGATATTATTGGGCAAAGAGGTGATGGAGAAGTTCGGTTTGGTGCTACAGAAGGATGGCTACTGGGATGGCTATGACTCCAAAGTCAATCCTGGTATTATTGATGCTTTTGCTGGTGCTGCATTTCGTTTTGGACACTCCTTACTACCCACCGCCGTGGAGCGTTGGTCTAAAGCACATAAATTTATAGCCTCGAAACGTTTATCGGATTTAATTCGTCGCCCGTATGACTTGTATCGTGCTGGTGTGCTAGATGAATATTTTATGGGTTTGATGAATCAAGTGGCGCAAGCGATGGATGACTCAATTACACAGGAGGTAACGAATCATCTCTTCAAAAAGGAGGGTGCACGATACGGATTGGATTTAGTGGCGTTTAACATGCAGCGTGGACGTGAATTCGGTTTGCCTGGTTATATGGAATTCAGAAAGTTCTGCGGCCTGCCCACCTCGACGTCGTGGGAGGAAATGTTTGGTTCAATGCCAAACGACACAATTGTTCGTTACGAAAGCATTTTTGA ACATCCAGCTGATATTGACCTTTGGTCGGGCGGTGTTTCAGAGAAGCCTTTACCGGGTTCTATGCTGGGACCCACCTTTGCATGCGTTATCGCTACTCAAATGAGTTATTCTCGCCGGGGCGACCGTTTCTGGTATGAGCTTCCGAACCAACCATCATCTTTCACTCCCGAACAGTTACAGGAATTGCGAAAGGCCAAACTATCACGCCTTATATGTGATAACACCGATCTTATAGACACCGTGCAGATATACCCTATGGTATTGCCAGATCATGAAAT TAATCCAAGGGTGCCTTGCAAGAGCGGCATTATTCCATCAATTGATCTGACAAAATGGGCCGACTTCTCCAGTCCCGAAGTAGGACATCAGCCTGTATac AACTTTATTAATGAAATACCTGACACATTGctgaattttaagaaaaaatag